Proteins found in one bacterium genomic segment:
- the pyk gene encoding pyruvate kinase, producing the protein MEHSLKFKKTKIVATIGPATENLKSMTALAKAGMDVVRLNFSHGDHQEHFKRIELARKVSQKLGRSIAVLQDLSGPKIRIGEFYKERIMLKKGSTFTLTTKKIIGDETRVFVNYKNLPKEVKRGTIILLDDGKKKLEVKSAHKDFIRCKVLVGGETKGRRGVNVPGAYLKISAITEKDKKDLIFGARHGVDFVALSFVRKANDVHALRALLIKHKSDAHIIAKIETEEAIENIDSIIEAADGIMVARGDLAIEVPAHDVPLLQKMIIHKCNTVGKPVITATQMLESMIKSPVPTRAEVSDVANSILDGTDAVMLSEETTLGEYPVHAVTVMSQVARRTETISHKKHLEEGRGIKGIVDAVSYSVVHVADEVDAKAIIALTESGFTSRMISRFKPSQPIIVMTPNRRTLAKVTLSFGVLPVAIHGFRYVGEVMSIVSAFVKKRGIAKRGDKVVIAAGVPFGRSGATNMLLVHVV; encoded by the coding sequence TAAATCAATGACCGCTCTTGCGAAGGCGGGGATGGATGTCGTACGACTCAATTTCTCCCACGGCGACCACCAAGAGCATTTCAAGCGCATCGAGCTTGCGCGAAAGGTTTCCCAAAAATTAGGACGATCCATCGCAGTACTCCAAGATCTCTCTGGTCCAAAAATTCGTATCGGGGAATTTTATAAAGAGCGCATCATGCTTAAAAAGGGAAGCACGTTCACGCTCACCACAAAAAAAATCATCGGGGACGAGACGCGCGTGTTTGTGAATTACAAAAATCTCCCCAAAGAAGTAAAACGGGGAACCATCATTTTACTTGATGATGGTAAGAAAAAACTTGAAGTCAAAAGCGCTCATAAGGACTTTATTCGATGCAAGGTGCTTGTTGGAGGGGAAACAAAAGGACGAAGGGGAGTGAATGTTCCGGGTGCGTATCTTAAGATCAGTGCGATCACCGAGAAAGACAAAAAAGATCTTATTTTTGGAGCACGTCATGGCGTTGATTTTGTGGCGCTTTCATTTGTGCGTAAGGCAAACGACGTACACGCATTACGAGCACTTCTTATAAAGCATAAATCTGACGCGCACATCATCGCAAAAATAGAAACCGAAGAGGCAATTGAAAACATTGATAGTATTATTGAAGCCGCGGATGGTATCATGGTCGCGCGTGGCGACTTGGCAATCGAAGTTCCGGCGCACGATGTTCCGCTTCTTCAAAAAATGATTATCCATAAATGTAACACCGTGGGCAAGCCAGTTATTACCGCAACGCAAATGCTTGAATCTATGATTAAATCTCCAGTCCCTACGCGCGCGGAAGTTTCCGATGTCGCTAATTCAATTCTTGACGGTACCGATGCGGTGATGCTTTCGGAAGAAACAACACTCGGCGAATACCCCGTTCATGCGGTGACTGTGATGTCACAAGTGGCTCGCCGTACGGAAACAATAAGCCACAAAAAACATCTTGAGGAAGGACGAGGAATCAAGGGAATCGTTGATGCGGTAAGTTATTCGGTAGTGCACGTCGCCGACGAAGTTGATGCCAAGGCGATCATCGCGCTCACCGAATCTGGTTTCACTTCTCGCATGATCTCGCGTTTCAAACCCTCCCAGCCAATCATTGTCATGACACCAAATCGTCGAACACTTGCAAAAGTTACGCTTTCATTCGGCGTACTGCCGGTTGCGATTCATGGGTTTCGATATGTGGGAGAAGTAATGAGTATCGTGAGTGCATTTGTAAAAAAACGCGGTATTGCAAAACGCGGGGACAAAGTGGTCATTGCGGCAGGCGTTCCATTCGGTCGTTCCGGTGCGACGAATATGCTTCTCGTACATGTAGTTTAG
- a CDS encoding DUF167 domain-containing protein has translation MYIKVRVTPDAKRETFEKNSSDHFTLSVKEPAEQNRANKRVITLIANHFNISTGKVRIISGHHSGSKILNVSIE, from the coding sequence ATGTACATCAAAGTCCGTGTCACTCCAGACGCAAAACGGGAGACATTCGAAAAAAACTCATCTGACCACTTCACTCTTTCTGTAAAAGAACCGGCAGAGCAAAATCGCGCGAACAAGCGCGTTATTACTCTTATTGCGAATCATTTTAATATATCGACAGGAAAAGTTCGCATCATAAGCGGGCATCATTCAGGAAGTAAGATTTTGAATGTATCCATTGAATAA
- the raiA gene encoding ribosome-associated translation inhibitor RaiA, translated as MNISVKATNIVLTPAISQYIDEKVGSLEKFIVATDPTTVRANIEVGKTTRHHHSGNDIFLAEINLHIDGKVLRAVSEQSTLYAALDDMKDEIAREINSSKNKQRTLLRRGGATVKNLIKGLGGFYKRKR; from the coding sequence ATGAACATCAGTGTTAAGGCGACAAACATAGTTCTCACTCCTGCAATATCTCAGTATATAGATGAGAAGGTGGGGAGTCTCGAAAAATTTATCGTAGCGACCGATCCCACAACAGTAAGGGCAAATATCGAAGTAGGGAAGACCACGCGCCACCATCATTCAGGGAACGATATATTTCTGGCTGAAATCAATTTGCATATTGACGGAAAAGTTCTTCGTGCTGTTTCGGAACAAAGCACGCTGTATGCCGCACTCGATGATATGAAAGACGAGATTGCGCGAGAGATTAATTCTTCTAAAAATAAACAACGTACCTTATTGCGCAGAGGAGGTGCCACAGTGAAGAATCTTATAAAGGGGTTGGGCGGTTTTTATAAGAGGAAAAGATAG